The following coding sequences are from one Humulus lupulus chromosome X, drHumLupu1.1, whole genome shotgun sequence window:
- the LOC133804789 gene encoding nuclear speckle RNA-binding protein B-like isoform X1 has product MEPSEYQPGKSPKKELQGPRPTPLKIHKGSHKIKKPPVVPQQLQPALPPRQPVIIYTVSPKIIHTKASEFRDLVQRLTGLPSSTLGAAAAADMAVDATTTTSSSSTTTITSSTSTTSSTITNYTTSNPNLYGSHFMMSGGGGVISPAARYAATEKAKSPPGKIKGRHFNIGNSHDHHIHQYFGMNSSSGGNITSHHGVESGLMEIDHDHGDHHHHHHHHDGMENNNKGFFSGILSPGPASLPPIHPNFFSPLSDSFFHDLSPVLQANRSSFNIDQGERIKDGVGQLIHIHIYIYIFIFIHVAWGSLARVLVGFIQFIN; this is encoded by the exons ATGGAACCGTCGGAATATCAGCCGGGAAAGTCACCGAAAAAAGAGCTCCAAGGGCCACGTCCAACACCTCTCAAGATTCACAAGGGTTCTCACAAGATCAAAAAGCCTCCGGTGGTCCCACAACAGTTGCAACCTGCTCTGCCGCCACGGCAGCCTGTCATAATCTACACAGTCTCGCCGAAGATCATCCACACAAAAGCTAGCGAATTCAGAGACCTAGTGCAACGCTTAACCGGTCTTCCCTCGTCGACGCTCGGGGCGGCTGCGGCGGCGGATATGGCGGTGGACGCCACTACCACCACCAGCTCCAGCAGTACTACTACTATCACTTCAAgtacttctactacttctagtacTATTACTAATTACACGACCTCTAACCCTAATTTGTACGGTAGCCACTTCATGATGAGCGGCGGTGGCGGGGTAATATCGCCGGCGGCGCGTTACGCTGCGACAGAGAAGGCCAAATCTCCACCGGGAAAAATCAAAGGGCGTCATTTCAACATTGGAAATAGTCACGATCATCATATTCATCAATACTTTGGGATgaatagtagtagtggtggtaataTTACTAGTCATCATGGTGTGGAGTCTGGATTAATGGAGATAGATCATGATCATGgagatcatcatcatcatcatcatcatcatgatGGAATGGAGAATAACAACAAGGGTTTCTTCTCCGGGATCTTGTCTCCGGGACCGGCTTCTCTTCCACCTATTCATCCAAACTTCTTCTCTCCACTGTCCGATAGCTTCTTCCATGATCTGAGCCCTGTACTTCAGGCCAACCGGAGCAGTTTCAACATTGACCAAG GGGAACGAATTAAAGATGGAGTTGGGCAAttaattcatatacatatatatatatatatatttatatttatacatgtGGCATGGGGTAGCTTAGCTAGGGTACTGGTAGGGTTTATACAATTTATTAATTAG
- the LOC133804789 gene encoding nuclear speckle RNA-binding protein B-like isoform X2 has protein sequence MEPSEYQPGKSPKKELQGPRPTPLKIHKGSHKIKKPPVVPQQLQPALPPRQPVIIYTVSPKIIHTKASEFRDLVQRLTGLPSSTLGAAAAADMAVDATTTTSSSSTTTITSSTSTTSSTITNYTTSNPNLYGSHFMMSGGGGVISPAARYAATEKAKSPPGKIKGRHFNIGNSHDHHIHQYFGMNSSSGGNITSHHGVESGLMEIDHDHGDHHHHHHHHDGMENNNKGFFSGILSPGPASLPPIHPNFFSPLSDSFFHDLSPVLQANRSSFNIDQGSFMMPSPASNYFISPRIASPNTPSIDLLLSNIFSDHNL, from the coding sequence ATGGAACCGTCGGAATATCAGCCGGGAAAGTCACCGAAAAAAGAGCTCCAAGGGCCACGTCCAACACCTCTCAAGATTCACAAGGGTTCTCACAAGATCAAAAAGCCTCCGGTGGTCCCACAACAGTTGCAACCTGCTCTGCCGCCACGGCAGCCTGTCATAATCTACACAGTCTCGCCGAAGATCATCCACACAAAAGCTAGCGAATTCAGAGACCTAGTGCAACGCTTAACCGGTCTTCCCTCGTCGACGCTCGGGGCGGCTGCGGCGGCGGATATGGCGGTGGACGCCACTACCACCACCAGCTCCAGCAGTACTACTACTATCACTTCAAgtacttctactacttctagtacTATTACTAATTACACGACCTCTAACCCTAATTTGTACGGTAGCCACTTCATGATGAGCGGCGGTGGCGGGGTAATATCGCCGGCGGCGCGTTACGCTGCGACAGAGAAGGCCAAATCTCCACCGGGAAAAATCAAAGGGCGTCATTTCAACATTGGAAATAGTCACGATCATCATATTCATCAATACTTTGGGATgaatagtagtagtggtggtaataTTACTAGTCATCATGGTGTGGAGTCTGGATTAATGGAGATAGATCATGATCATGgagatcatcatcatcatcatcatcatcatgatGGAATGGAGAATAACAACAAGGGTTTCTTCTCCGGGATCTTGTCTCCGGGACCGGCTTCTCTTCCACCTATTCATCCAAACTTCTTCTCTCCACTGTCCGATAGCTTCTTCCATGATCTGAGCCCTGTACTTCAGGCCAACCGGAGCAGTTTCAACATTGACCAAGGTAGTTTCATGATGCCTAGTCCTGCTTCTAATTACTTCATTTCTCCAAGAATAGCCTCACCAAACACTCCATCTATTGACTTATTACTCAGCAATATTTTCTCAGATCATAATTTGTAG